Proteins from a genomic interval of Polaribacter sejongensis:
- a CDS encoding LuxR C-terminal-related transcriptional regulator: protein MKIKLLLIFLFIVGFKTFSQSDVYYFKDANSSLTYKNIAQEEFKPLNKEVLEKKSEATFWFKIPANKTDLNYIFRIKSIRATNAKAYQNLREIKKLRNQRYSSFKFSRESPMYVKVSSNFSSYFPVELNTVEDAAFEEKIQLLIDGFYYGVAFLVILFSINYFYFFKDNSFLYHAFLLASLTLSFILSDGILHLFNVDEKNIEFLILLNYVILAYCSSRFANGFLLLDDYYPKVKNYTYIIGAGIILFVILFLIFKKNDLYIILGILTAILLFVYWFLGVLLFKENTHTKLFTFSYVIILFSGIDFYILKNFGISLFETNATNLKIGGFIQIIVLSFAVIYREKDLRKYNSLMKNEIIKFSEEIEQLTLQEEPIKVKLDVLSFREREIFNLIVSSKSNKEIAAEVNISVNTVKFHVKNIYGKLNIKSRKEVLKI from the coding sequence ATGAAAATTAAATTACTCTTAATCTTTCTTTTTATAGTTGGGTTTAAAACTTTTTCTCAGTCTGATGTTTATTATTTTAAAGATGCTAATAGCAGTTTAACTTATAAGAACATTGCTCAAGAAGAATTTAAACCTCTAAATAAAGAAGTTTTAGAAAAAAAATCTGAAGCTACTTTTTGGTTTAAAATCCCTGCTAATAAAACTGACTTAAATTATATATTTAGAATTAAAAGTATAAGAGCCACTAATGCAAAGGCGTATCAAAATTTAAGAGAAATTAAAAAGTTGAGAAACCAAAGGTATTCATCTTTTAAGTTTTCTAGAGAATCGCCTATGTATGTAAAAGTTAGTTCTAATTTTAGTTCTTATTTTCCTGTTGAATTAAATACAGTGGAAGATGCTGCTTTTGAAGAAAAAATACAATTACTGATTGATGGTTTCTATTATGGAGTCGCTTTTTTGGTAATTCTGTTCAGTATTAATTATTTCTATTTTTTTAAAGACAATTCATTTTTATATCATGCCTTTTTATTGGCAAGTTTAACCCTTAGTTTTATTTTATCAGATGGTATTTTGCATTTATTTAATGTAGATGAAAAAAATATTGAATTTTTAATTCTTTTAAATTATGTGATACTCGCTTATTGCTCTTCTAGATTTGCTAATGGTTTTCTGCTATTAGATGACTATTACCCTAAAGTAAAAAATTATACCTATATCATAGGTGCTGGTATTATTCTATTTGTAATTTTATTTTTAATTTTTAAAAAGAATGATTTATATATAATCTTAGGTATTTTAACAGCAATACTTTTATTTGTGTATTGGTTTTTAGGTGTATTACTTTTTAAGGAAAACACGCATACTAAATTATTTACGTTTTCTTATGTAATTATATTGTTTAGCGGAATAGATTTTTATATTTTAAAAAATTTCGGAATTTCTTTATTTGAAACCAATGCCACTAATTTAAAAATTGGTGGTTTTATACAGATTATAGTCCTTTCATTTGCTGTGATATATAGGGAAAAGGATTTGAGGAAGTATAACTCTTTAATGAAAAATGAGATTATAAAGTTTTCTGAAGAAATAGAACAACTTACATTACAAGAGGAACCTATAAAGGTAAAGTTAGATGTTTTAAGTTTTAGAGAAAGAGAAATTTTTAATTTAATTGTATCTAGTAAATCAAATAAAGAAATAGCAGCTGAAGTAAATATCTCTGTAAATACCGTTAAATTTCA
- a CDS encoding LuxR C-terminal-related transcriptional regulator, which translates to MRYKLIILFLFYHIVSFSQDEIYFYKDVDNTLTLKNVKEKEFVLLKDQINEGYTNATYWFKIPAYQTKTKYIFRFSYDRYNEATVYQGFYQIDKLPNQRYLTYSFFRDYDVFIKIKPKLHSTFPIEFNTDEISLLNQKHQLIFNCFYYGIAFLIILYNFFYYILFKDDAFLFYSLFSGFMCFGIFTMDGMLNFYNLSEGLKDFIMVLNYILMVYFSSKFVNSYLSLDCYYPKLKKYSYIIGALIVVMGTLYLTLKNYYFLLTLSILVFSLIFTYWIASILLFNKNIYTKILVFAESLLLFSAIDFFILKFIGITVINIDSISIKIGAFFEMIILSFGVLYRMKMLIKENDFMKNEIINYSREIEVLSVNIKGDSNSHSIGNLSIREKEIFDLIVLGKSNKIIADDLNISINTVKFHVKNIYGKLNIKSRKEVLKI; encoded by the coding sequence ATGAGATATAAATTAATAATCTTATTTTTATTTTATCATATTGTAAGTTTTTCACAAGATGAAATTTATTTTTATAAAGATGTAGATAATACCCTTACTCTAAAAAACGTTAAGGAGAAAGAGTTTGTATTGCTTAAAGATCAAATAAATGAAGGTTATACAAATGCTACATATTGGTTTAAAATACCGGCTTACCAAACAAAAACAAAATATATTTTTAGGTTTTCTTACGACAGGTATAATGAAGCAACTGTGTATCAGGGTTTTTATCAAATAGATAAACTACCAAATCAAAGATATTTAACGTATTCTTTTTTTAGAGATTACGATGTGTTTATTAAAATTAAGCCAAAGCTTCATTCAACATTTCCAATTGAATTTAATACAGACGAAATCTCTTTGTTAAATCAAAAACACCAACTCATATTTAATTGTTTTTATTACGGCATTGCTTTTCTTATTATTCTCTATAATTTCTTTTATTATATATTATTTAAAGATGATGCATTTCTATTTTATTCTTTGTTTTCAGGTTTTATGTGTTTCGGTATTTTTACAATGGACGGAATGCTTAATTTTTATAACCTTAGTGAAGGACTTAAAGACTTTATAATGGTTTTAAACTATATCTTAATGGTATATTTTTCTTCCAAATTTGTGAATAGTTATTTATCTTTAGATTGTTATTATCCAAAACTAAAAAAATATAGTTATATAATTGGTGCTCTTATCGTTGTAATGGGAACTCTATATTTAACTCTAAAAAATTATTATTTTTTACTGACCTTAAGTATATTGGTTTTTTCATTAATTTTCACATATTGGATTGCTTCCATTTTATTGTTTAATAAAAATATTTATACAAAAATTTTGGTTTTTGCAGAGTCTCTTCTTTTATTCTCTGCAATTGATTTTTTTATTTTAAAATTTATTGGAATAACGGTGATAAATATTGATTCTATATCTATTAAAATTGGTGCTTTTTTTGAAATGATAATTCTTTCTTTTGGAGTGCTGTATAGAATGAAAATGTTAATTAAAGAAAATGATTTTATGAAAAATGAAATCATAAACTATTCTAGAGAAATTGAAGTTCTTTCTGTTAATATAAAAGGCGATTCTAATTCACATAGTATAGGTAATCTAAGCATTAGAGAAAAAGAAATATTTGATTTAATCGTTTTAGGGAAATCAAATAAAATAATTGCGGATGATTTAAATATCTCTATAAATACAGTTAAATTCCATGTTAAAAATATTTATGGAAAATTAAATATTAAAAGTAGAAAAGAAGTTTTAAAAATTTAA
- a CDS encoding aspartate/glutamate racemase family protein: MKKIGLIGGITPESTILYYRILNELNVSNLGKPHSAKVIINSFDFGQISKLQKEGRWDLLDQLMADAGKSLEKAGATCILICANTMHLCIDAVNKVVNIPVLHIAEATSKNIIEKKIKKVALLGTKYTMEKDFFIDVLTSFGIEAMIPNAKEREVIHNVIYEELSVGNINPVSKERYLKIVKRLIKGGAEGIVLGCTEIPLLISQEDISVPVFDTTRIHATAAFNLSTKNQQQQQQQQQ, encoded by the coding sequence GTGAAGAAAATAGGTTTAATTGGAGGTATCACGCCAGAATCTACCATTTTATATTATCGAATTTTAAATGAATTGAATGTTAGCAATTTAGGGAAACCTCATTCTGCAAAGGTAATTATCAATTCTTTTGATTTTGGTCAAATTTCTAAACTTCAAAAAGAAGGAAGATGGGATTTGTTAGATCAATTAATGGCAGATGCTGGAAAAAGTTTAGAAAAAGCTGGTGCAACTTGTATTTTAATTTGTGCAAATACGATGCATTTATGTATAGATGCTGTTAATAAAGTAGTCAATATTCCTGTTCTTCATATTGCAGAAGCAACATCGAAAAATATTATTGAAAAGAAAATTAAAAAGGTTGCTTTACTCGGAACAAAATATACTATGGAAAAAGATTTTTTTATAGATGTTTTAACTTCGTTTGGTATAGAGGCAATGATTCCTAATGCTAAAGAAAGAGAAGTAATTCATAATGTAATTTATGAAGAACTCTCTGTTGGTAACATAAATCCAGTTTCAAAAGAAAGGTATTTAAAGATTGTTAAGAGGTTAATTAAAGGTGGGGCAGAAGGTATTGTTTTAGGATGTACAGAGATTCCATTATTAATTTCTCAAGAGGATATTTCTGTACCTGTTTTTGATACAACAAGAATTCATGCAACTGCTGCTTTTAATCTTTCAACTAAAAACCAACAACAGCAGCAACAACAGCAACAATAA